The Chlorocebus sabaeus isolate Y175 chromosome 16, mChlSab1.0.hap1, whole genome shotgun sequence genome window below encodes:
- the WIPF2 gene encoding WAS/WASL-interacting protein family member 2, protein MPIPPPPPPPPGPPPPPTFHQANTEQPKLSRDEQRGRGALLQDICKGTKLKKVTNINDRSAPILEKPKGSSGGYGSGGAALQPKGGLFQGGVPKLRPVGAKDGSENLAGKPALQVPSSRAAAPRPPVSAASGRPQDDTDSSRASLPELPRMQRPSLPDLSRPNTTSSTGMKHSSSAPPPPPPGRRANAPPTPLPMHSNKAPAYNREKPLPPTPGQRLHPGREGPPVPPPVKPPPSPVNIRTGPSGQSLAPPPPPYRQPPGVPNGPSSPTNESAPELPQRHNSLHRKTPGPVRGLAPPPPTSASSSLLSNRPPPPARDPPSRGAAPPPPPPVIRNGARDAPPPPPPYRMHGSEPPSRGKPPPPPSRTPAGPPPPPPPPLRNGHRDSITTVRSFLDDFESKYSFHPVEDFPAPEEYKHFQRIYPSKTNRAARGAPPLPPILR, encoded by the exons GCAAACACAGAGCAGCCCAAGCTGAGTAGAGATGAGCAGCGGGGCCGAGGCGCCCTCTTACAGGACATTTGCAAAGGGACCAAGCTGAAGAAGGTGACCAACATTAATGATCGGAGTGCTCCCATCCTCGAGA AGCCCAAAGGAAGCAGTGGTGGCTATGGCTCTGGAGGAGCTGCCCTGCAGCCCAAGGGAGGTCTGTTCCAAGGAGGAGTGCCGAAACTTCGACCTGTGGGAGCCAAGGACGGTTCAG AGAACCTAGCTGGTAAGCCGGCCCTGCAAGTCCCCAGTTCTCGAGCTGCTGCCCCAAGGCCTCCAGTATCTGCAGCCAGCGGGCGTCCTCAGGATGATACAGACAGCAGCCGGGCCTCACTCCCAGAACTGCCCCGGATGCAGAGACCCTCTTTACCGGACCTCTCTCGGCCTAATACCACCAGCAGTACGGGCATGAAGCACAgctcctctgcccctcccccgCCACCCCCAGGGCGGCGTGCCAACGCACCCCCCACACCTCTGCCTATGCACAGCAACAAAGCCCCCGCCtacaacagagagaaaccctTGCCGCCGACGCCTGGACAGAGGCTTCACCCTGGTCGAGAGGGACCTCCTGTTCCACCCCCAGTCAAACCACCTCCTTCCCCTGTGAATATCAGAACGGGACCAAGTGGCCAGTctctggctcctcctcctccgcctTACCGCCAGCCTCCTGGGGTCCCCAATGGACCCTCTAGCCCCACTAATGAGTCAGCCCCTGAGCTGCCACAGAGACACAATTCTTTGCATAGGaagacaccagggcctgtcagaggcCTAGCACCTcctccgcccacctcagcctcctcctctttACTGAGTAATAGGCCACCTCCCCCAGCCCGAGACCCTCCCAGTCGGGGAGCAG ctcctccacccccaccacccgTGATCCGAAATGGTGCCCGGGatgctccccctcccccaccaccataCCGAATGCATGGGTCAGAACCCCCGAGCCGAGGAaagcccccacctccaccctcaaggACGCCAGCTGGGCCACCCCCTCCTCCTCCGCCACCCCTGAGGAATGGCCACAGAGATTCTATCACCACTGTCCGGTCTTTCTTGG ATGATTTTGAGTCAAAGTATTCCTTCCATCCAGTAGAAGACTTTCCTGCTCCAGAAGAATATAAACACTTTCAGAGAATATATCCCAGCAAAACAAACCGAG ctGCCCGTGGagccccacctctgcca